One stretch of Methanoregula sp. UBA64 DNA includes these proteins:
- the mcrG gene encoding coenzyme-B sulfoethylthiotransferase subunit gamma translates to MAYKPQYCPGSTVVAQNRRKQLDPSHKLEKLRDVTDKDIVLIMGHRAPGSAYPTAHPPLAEQQEPACPIRKIVTPTDGAKAGDRVRYIQFADSMYNAPCQPYVRSWLEMYRYRGIDPGTLSGRQIIECRERDLEKYAKELVGTELFDPARTGIRGATVHGHSLRLDENGMMFDMLQRCVLDKKAGVVKYVKNQIGEPLDAEVKIGKPMDEKWLKGHTVMYHSLVGTGFREDAEYVEYIQRIHSLRTKYGFMPKE, encoded by the coding sequence ATGGCATACAAACCACAGTATTGTCCGGGCTCCACCGTTGTCGCCCAGAACCGGCGCAAGCAGCTTGACCCATCCCACAAGCTGGAGAAGCTCCGCGATGTTACCGATAAGGATATTGTACTGATTATGGGACACCGTGCCCCCGGCTCGGCATACCCCACAGCACACCCGCCCCTTGCAGAGCAGCAGGAACCAGCCTGCCCGATCCGCAAGATCGTCACCCCGACCGACGGCGCAAAGGCCGGCGACCGTGTCCGTTACATCCAGTTCGCTGACTCGATGTACAACGCACCCTGCCAGCCGTATGTCCGGTCCTGGCTCGAGATGTACAGATACCGCGGGATCGACCCGGGTACACTTTCCGGCCGTCAGATTATCGAGTGCCGTGAGAGAGATCTCGAGAAGTACGCAAAGGAACTTGTCGGAACCGAGCTCTTTGACCCGGCCCGCACAGGTATCCGCGGTGCAACCGTGCACGGACACTCCCTCCGTCTCGACGAGAACGGTATGATGTTCGATATGCTCCAGCGCTGTGTCCTCGACAAGAAGGCAGGCGTTGTAAAGTATGTCAAGAACCAGATCGGTGAGCCCCTCGACGCAGAAGTCAAGATCGGCAAGCCGATGGATGAGAAGTGGCTCAAGGGACACACCGTCATGTACCACTCGCTCGTCGGTACCGGCTTCCGTGAGGATGCAGAGTATGTCGAGTACATCCAGCGCATCCACTCGCTGAGGACCAAGTACGGCTTCATGCCGAAGGAGTGA
- a CDS encoding hydrogenase iron-sulfur subunit, producing MSAPGDFPIPKRGPGFWQPKILGMVCNWCSYAGADLAGGGRIQYPPDVRIIRVMCTGRFDSLFVLKAFADGADGVLISGCHFGDCHYLEGNFKAAKRMFMVKRLMKSIGLDDRRFRMTFVSASEGAKWGKVITDVVKTINELGPSPITENQK from the coding sequence ATGTCTGCACCTGGAGATTTCCCAATCCCGAAACGCGGGCCCGGATTCTGGCAGCCCAAGATCCTCGGCATGGTCTGCAACTGGTGTTCCTATGCAGGAGCAGATCTTGCCGGCGGCGGCCGTATCCAGTACCCGCCAGATGTCAGGATCATCCGTGTCATGTGTACCGGCCGGTTCGATTCACTCTTCGTCCTCAAGGCATTCGCCGATGGGGCCGATGGCGTGCTTATCTCCGGCTGCCACTTCGGTGACTGCCACTACCTTGAAGGCAACTTCAAGGCTGCAAAGAGAATGTTCATGGTCAAGAGACTCATGAAGAGCATCGGCCTCGACGACCGCCGGTTCCGTATGACTTTTGTCTCTGCATCGGAAGGTGCAAAGTGGGGAAAAGTCATTACCGATGTCGTAAAGACCATCAACGAACTGGGCCCGAGCCCAATCACGGAAAACCAGAAATAA
- the mcrB gene encoding coenzyme-B sulfoethylthiotransferase subunit beta — protein MAKYKDSIDLYDDEGKLLKSNVTLDKISPLSNKGSLELIDLTKRTAAVNLGGIEEALKTGKMGGKSNQILGRSLSCSCVKDADAIAAKIKEMIQVTDGDDTKITKVAGGKMLLVEVPSARIRAAATYDVTTTSIAAATTYALLEQYKIGMFDGAYVKGAVWGTYPQTMDMQGGNVVSILSIPQNNEGLGYALRNIQANHAVMMTHRNAMQGAALAATFEQAGEFEMGAAIGPFERAQLLLYAYQGLNANNIVYDLVKKNGKTGTVGTVVQSLVERAIEDKVIKAGKKGKSGYIFYETKDPMMWNAYASAGTLAATMVNCGAGRFAQAVSATLLYFNDLLEHETGLPGSDFGRAMGVAVGFSFFSHSIYGGGGPGVFNGNHVVTRHAAGVGIPCIVAACALDAGTQMFSPEGTSKVYQDTFGQIEAFKHPIQTIAKGV, from the coding sequence ATGGCAAAATACAAGGATTCAATCGACCTCTACGATGATGAGGGGAAGCTCTTAAAGAGCAATGTCACGCTGGACAAGATCAGCCCGCTGTCCAACAAGGGTTCCCTTGAGCTCATCGATCTCACCAAGAGGACTGCAGCAGTCAACCTTGGCGGCATCGAGGAAGCACTCAAGACCGGTAAGATGGGCGGCAAGTCCAACCAGATCCTCGGCCGCAGCCTCAGCTGCAGCTGTGTCAAGGATGCCGACGCAATCGCAGCCAAGATCAAGGAAATGATCCAGGTTACCGATGGCGACGACACCAAGATCACCAAGGTCGCCGGCGGCAAGATGCTCCTCGTCGAGGTTCCGTCTGCCCGTATCAGGGCAGCAGCAACCTACGATGTAACCACCACGAGCATTGCAGCAGCCACCACCTATGCACTCCTCGAACAGTACAAGATTGGTATGTTCGACGGCGCATACGTCAAGGGCGCAGTCTGGGGTACCTACCCGCAGACCATGGACATGCAGGGCGGCAATGTCGTCTCGATCCTGTCCATCCCGCAGAACAACGAAGGTCTCGGGTACGCTCTCCGTAACATCCAGGCAAACCACGCGGTCATGATGACCCACCGGAATGCAATGCAGGGTGCAGCACTCGCAGCGACCTTTGAACAGGCCGGTGAGTTCGAAATGGGCGCAGCAATCGGCCCGTTCGAGCGTGCACAGCTCCTTCTCTACGCATACCAGGGTCTTAACGCGAACAACATCGTCTACGACCTCGTCAAGAAGAACGGCAAGACCGGCACGGTCGGTACTGTCGTCCAGAGCCTTGTCGAGCGTGCCATTGAGGACAAGGTCATCAAGGCAGGCAAGAAGGGCAAGAGCGGCTATATCTTCTACGAGACCAAGGACCCGATGATGTGGAACGCATATGCATCTGCCGGTACCCTTGCAGCAACCATGGTCAACTGTGGTGCTGGACGGTTCGCCCAGGCAGTATCTGCAACCCTGCTCTACTTCAACGACCTGCTCGAGCACGAGACCGGCCTGCCCGGTTCCGACTTCGGCCGCGCAATGGGTGTGGCAGTCGGGTTCTCGTTCTTCAGCCACTCGATCTACGGTGGCGGCGGCCCCGGTGTCTTCAACGGTAACCACGTTGTTACCCGTCACGCAGCCGGTGTTGGTATCCCCTGTATCGTAGCAGCCTGCGCACTTGATGCAGGTACCCAGATGTTCAGCCCTGAAGGAACCAGTAAGGTTTACCAGGACACATTCGGGCAGATCGAGGCATTCAAGCACCCGATCCAGACCATTGCAAAGGGTGTCTAA
- the mcrD gene encoding methyl-coenzyme M reductase operon protein D yields MTEATFPQCRVVTERLMNPDTVERLLNNLLKAGGIRRMVLNGPRLPAVVPYGPAKGVANPHTMRDTICVGTEELELQVHVGTILLELENREVIPALKAACEESITEFTCRLQEGKFMKTSPSLVDYAKYGPNADRDILGLSDPKSRSGPVIIQGIK; encoded by the coding sequence ATGACTGAAGCCACGTTCCCGCAGTGCAGGGTTGTCACAGAACGCCTGATGAACCCTGATACAGTGGAACGGCTCCTCAACAACCTGTTAAAAGCCGGCGGAATCCGGCGCATGGTCTTAAACGGCCCGCGTCTGCCCGCCGTCGTGCCCTACGGCCCGGCAAAAGGTGTTGCCAATCCTCATACGATGAGAGACACCATCTGCGTCGGTACCGAGGAGCTTGAATTACAGGTCCATGTGGGGACCATCCTGCTGGAGCTGGAGAACCGCGAGGTTATTCCTGCACTGAAAGCCGCGTGCGAAGAGAGTATCACAGAATTCACCTGTCGTCTGCAGGAAGGCAAGTTCATGAAGACCTCACCGTCTCTGGTGGACTATGCAAAATACGGACCAAACGCCGACAGGGACATCTTAGGTCTCTCGGATCCAAAGAGCCGTTCAGGCCCGGTAATCATCCAGGGAATCAAGTAA
- the mcrC gene encoding methyl-coenzyme M reductase I operon protein C, which translates to MPIGRVTQVVDCREAMGMGKGGGIAQRGTISECRYPDVIVVGMSPGRRHVTKPVCDITSGLRQQGVEYSISTLVLNAGSGVPPDAPKIAGSALGAYFGLTEKEIVQIEKHKVAILHHGNVRSHVVHKVRFILTACNVKAIVVSQSPIDYEDLAKEGVKTAYVMPPADQIRTKGTVMEIVSGVTRGQTPTREKMAEVISAVMRLIKKKESLE; encoded by the coding sequence ATGCCGATCGGACGTGTAACCCAGGTAGTCGACTGCCGCGAGGCAATGGGCATGGGAAAAGGAGGGGGTATCGCCCAGCGCGGTACCATCTCCGAGTGCCGGTACCCCGACGTTATTGTTGTCGGGATGTCGCCGGGACGCCGCCATGTCACGAAGCCAGTCTGTGACATTACGTCAGGACTGCGACAGCAGGGTGTGGAGTACAGCATCAGTACGCTCGTACTCAACGCGGGAAGCGGCGTCCCGCCGGATGCCCCGAAAATCGCGGGATCCGCCCTTGGCGCCTACTTCGGGCTTACCGAAAAAGAGATCGTGCAGATCGAAAAACACAAGGTCGCCATCCTCCACCACGGGAATGTCCGTTCCCATGTGGTGCATAAAGTAAGGTTCATCCTTACCGCATGCAACGTGAAGGCGATCGTAGTTTCCCAGTCACCGATCGATTACGAGGATCTCGCAAAAGAGGGTGTGAAGACCGCGTACGTGATGCCGCCGGCGGACCAGATCCGTACCAAAGGTACGGTCATGGAGATCGTCAGCGGCGTGACCCGCGGCCAGACCCCCACACGCGAGAAAATGGCAGAAGTCATTTCGGCGGTTATGAGACTGATCAAAAAGAAGGAATCATTGGAGTGA